A stretch of the Solanum dulcamara chromosome 6, daSolDulc1.2, whole genome shotgun sequence genome encodes the following:
- the LOC129891645 gene encoding probable xyloglucan endotransglucosylase/hydrolase protein 23 yields the protein MASYHSSLVLCLVIFVFCSLHYSLAYGNFNQDFDVTWGDGRAKVLNNGKLLTLSLDKASGSGVKSKKEYLFGRIDMQLKLVRNNSAGTVTTYYLSSQGSTHDEIDFEFLGNLSGDPYIVHTNVYTQGKGDREQQFYLWFDPTVDFHTYSILWNPQTIIFYVDGTPIRVFKNMKSSGVAYPNNQPMRVYASLWNADDWATRGGLVKTDWSNAPFIASFRNFKDINACVWEFGKSSCTNSTKPWFSQQLDSTTQARLQWVQNNYMIYNYCNDINRFPQGLPLECTFTSTTS from the exons ATGGCTTCTTATCATTCTTCCTTAGTTCTTTGTTTGGTCATTTTTGTCTTTTGCTCTTTGCATTATAGTTTGGCTTATGGTAATTTCAATCAAGATTTTGATGTTACATGGGGAGATGGTAGGGCAAAAGTTTTAAACAATGGCAAACTTCTTACTCTTTCCCTTGACAAAGCCTCTGGTTCTGGTGTTAAATCCAAGAAAGAATATTTGTTTGGAAGGATTGATATGCAACTTAAGCTCGTGCGTAATAATTCAGCTGGTACAGTTACAACATATTAT TTATCATCACAAGGGTCAACACATGATGAgatagattttgaattcttgGGAAACCTTAGTGGAGATCCTTATATTGTTCACACAAATGTGTACACTCAAGGCAAAGGTGACAGAGAACAACAATTCTACTTATGGTTTGATCCCACTGTAGATTTTCATACATACTCCATTCTTTGGAATCCACAAACAATTAT attTTATGTGGATGGCACACCAATAAGAGTGTTCAAGAATATGAAGTCAAGTGGAGTAGCTTACCCAAATAACCAACCTATGAGGGTGTATGCAAGTCTATGGAATGCAGATGATTGGGCCACAAGGGGTGGGCTTGTTAAAACAGATTGGTCCAATGCTCCATTTATAGCTTCCTTTAGAAATTTCAAAGACATTAATGCTTGTGTTTGGGAATTTGGAAAATCCTCATGCACAAATTCAACAAAGCCATGGTTCTCTCAACAACTTGATTCTACAACCCAAGCTAGATTACAATGGGTGCAAAACAACTATATGATTTATAATTATTGTAATGATATTAATAGGTTCCCTCAAGGCCTTCCTCTAGAATGCACTTTCACCTCTACAACTAGTTAA